Proteins encoded in a region of the Ptychodera flava strain L36383 chromosome 4, AS_Pfla_20210202, whole genome shotgun sequence genome:
- the LOC139132089 gene encoding E3 ubiquitin-protein ligase TRIM71-like — protein sequence MDVEGAAACGDDFHQNLVVCGVCMEEHIDAKSLPCQHNFCEQCLDKSATNGEICCPLCRQQHKLVEEPGGDSIARHELLSSAASDVVQSTEELETDRSVNVLCGGCERSESVTVKYCVVCAIQICGNCVVAHRNFKHTRSHRLLSLEEYHRLGQVDSVSQQGASFCSQHPDEELTHFCETCDVAICKECTTTKHPETEHQFESLGPASAEVTQRLTGVVQEFTAREKALNDSITSVLSMMVSLKEKHEEESEKIAEHMQKTIDVVTSKIEEIGKSLQSQLRTEFDNRVTHLHAELKELETLESLFAHAREFAEQLLTTCNPVQIMSASKWVFSQIENTLAKGTHQFPVANDYMEFQPLENSFEELCLGEVKVSPYEGEVSPQIARIQEEVNISIQPTEDAITTLPTADYIKVTVTDPDDKTEEVRITHKEDSTFSLGSLGQKEGAHKLSVSVYNAPVIGSPFHVHVIPRKGLLRQFGGLPSEQGSPFKPHGVTMTKTGDLLVCDANDYRLQSFRINRNTDGDKIEITNVEISRRLKFAAVSQYGYIYFTAKPIAVFGVVYAPPGPANQAYDVIVCNQNYELVRSFRHDSAMKGLLGSSCTDDLGIAVSHTDGKVYVISSNLNTVNIHRADGTYIGCFGSAGTGPGQFNNPYGVCTKKDGKVLVSDKGNNRIQVFTADGEFLRCFGSQGNGFGQFNAPEDITIDNDGNVYVCDTGNNRVQKFDSKYKYVCLFQSEENEPVTPCGICVTSDVPYGKVIVSDHERGRISVFAQ from the coding sequence ATGGACGTCGAAGGGGCTGCGGCTTGCGGTGATGATTTTCATCAGAATCTTGTAGTTTGTGGTGTTTGTATGGAAGAACATATTGACGCAAAATCTCTTCCGTGTCAACATAACTTTTGTGAGCAGTGTCTTGACAAATCGGCGACGAACGGAGAGATATGTTGCCCTCTCTGCcgacaacaacacaaacttgtCGAGGAACCGGGCGGTGACTCGATCGCCAGGCATGAGCTGTTAAGTTCAGCTGCCAGCGATGTGGTCCAAAGTACTGAGGAACTCGAGACAGACAGAAGTGTGAATGTACTGTGCGGTGGATGCGAACGAAGTGAAAGTGTTACCGTAAAATATTGTGTCGTGTGCGCTATTCAAATTTGCGGTAACTGCGTTGTCGCACACCGAAATTTCAAGCATACCCGTTCACACAGGTTGCTTAGTCTGGAGGAGTATCACAGATTAGGACAGGTCGATTCTGTTTCACAGCAAGGGGCGAGTTTCTGCAGCCAGCATCCTGATGAAGAACTCACACACTTCTGTGAAACGTGTGATGTGGCCATCTGTAAAGAATGCACAACTACAAAACACCCTGAAACGGAGCATCAGTTTGAATCACTAGGACCGGCATCTGCTGAAGTCACCCAACGATTGACTGGAGTCGTACAAGAGTTCACAGCGAGGGAGAAAGCTCTGAACGACAGTATCACCTCTGTACTCAGTATGATGGTATCACTGAAAGAGAAACACGAAGAAGAATCCGAGAAAATTGCCGAACACATGCAGAAGACCATCGATGTAGTAACAAGCAAAATAGAAGAAATCGGCAAAAGCCTACAAAGCCAGTTGAGGACGGAGTTTGACAACCGCGTCACCCACCTCCACGCTGAACTCAAAGAGCTGGAAACCCTAGAGAGTCTTTTCGCTCACGCACGGGAATTTGCCGAACAACTGTTGACGACCTGTAATCCCGTTCAAATAATGTCGGCGAGCAAGTGGGTGTTTTCTCAAATAGAGAATACACTGGCCAAGGGAACGCATCAATTTCCCGTTGCAaatgattatatggaattccaGCCTTTAGAGAATTCATTCGAGGAACTTTGTCTCGGGGAGGTCAAAGTAAGTCCATATGAAGGGGAGGTCTCTCCACAGATCGCTCGCATCCAAGAGGAGGTGAACATTTCTATCCAGCCGACGGAAGACGCCATTACGACCCTGCCTACAGCAGACTATATCAAGGTGACGGTGACAGATCCTGACGACAAGACCGAAGAGGTCAGAATTACTCACAAGGAAGACAGCACGTTCTCTCTTGGCAGTCTCGGACAGAAAGAGGGGGCGCACAAACTATCTGTGTCAGTGTACAACGCTCCTGTTATTGGATCGCCATTTCATGTTCACGTGATACCTCGAAAAGGGTTACTACGGCAGTTCGGTGGGTTACCCTCAGAACAAGGTTCGCCATTTAAACCTCACGGTGTCACAATGACAAAAACAGGTGATTTGTTAGTGTGTGATGCAAATGATTATCGGCTCCAATCATTCAGAATAAATAGAAATACCGATGGTGATAAGATTGAAATCACAAATGTGGAGATCTCTCGTCGTCTTAAATTTGCAGCCGTGTCACAATATGGGTACATCTATTTCACCGCTAAGCCTATAGCGGTATTCGGTGTCGTTTATGCTCCCCCAGGCCCCGCTAATCAAGCATACGACGTAATAGTTTGTAATCAAAATTATGAGCTGGTACGAAGCTTCAGACACGATTCTGCGATGAAGGGACTGCTTGGATCATCTTGTACAGATGATCTAGGCATTGCGGTCAGCCATACCGATGGCAAAGTCTACGTCATCAGCTCAAATCTTAATACAGTGAACATCCACAGGGCAGATGGTACCTATATTGGCTGTTTTGGTTCTGCTGGGACAGGTCCAGGTCAATTCAACAATCCATATGGTGTTTGCACAAAGAAAGATGGCAAGGTCTTAGTATCGGACAAAGGCAATAACCGTATCCAGGTCTTCACTGCGGATGGGGAATTCTTGCGATGCTTTGGATCTCAAGGCAACGGTTTCGGCCAATTTAATGCCCCTGAGGATATAACCATCGACAACGATGGAAATGTGTATGTCTGTGACACTGGAAATAACCGCGTACAGAAGTTTGATAGCAAGTATAAATATGTGTGCCTCTTTCAAAGCGAAGAAAACGAACCGGTCACTCCATGTGGTATTTGCGTCACCAGTGACGTACCGTACGGGAAGGTCATTGTCAGTGATCATGAGCGTGGTCGCATTTCGGTTTTTGCCCAGTAA